Proteins encoded by one window of Arachis ipaensis cultivar K30076 chromosome B04, Araip1.1, whole genome shotgun sequence:
- the LOC107639276 gene encoding uncharacterized protein LOC107639276, giving the protein MRNMQPHHPLVVKGVKLEHEDAEVVIIGGMVLDIHATPSIAAKPGTTTPGKVYYVQGGVARNVAECMSKLGAKPYMISALGFDMAGNLLLEKWKSTGLSIEGILKDKVIDTPVVCNIFDVNGEVAAGVASVQAIEKYLTPDWILHFKSTLLSAPVLMVDANLSPPSLEASCKLAADAECPVWFEPVSVTKSRRISSVAEYVTFASPNEVELIAMANALSGSEESHPLKEYHKENNQSPASSFQILKPAICVLLEKGIKVVLVTLGSNGVFLCSKGGPNCIKIPVEKTRQHGFGGELYRTVMQRFPPSSYSFSEHGRSSRLFALHLPSVPASVVRLTGAGDCLVGGTLTSISAGLDIIQSVSVGIAVAKAAVEAEANVPSAFSLATIADDAKYVYSSAKVLFHQSML; this is encoded by the exons ATGAGGAATATGCAGCCTCATCATCCT CTTGTGGTAAAAGGTGTGAAATTGGAGCATGAAGATGCAGAAGTAGTAATCATTGGGGGCATGGTGTTGGACATTCATGCCACACCTTCAATCGCTGCTAAACCAGGAACCACAACTCCTGGCAAG GTCTATTATGTCCAAGGAGGTGTAGCAAGGAATGTAGCAGAGTGCATGTCAAAGCTAGGAGCAAAGCCATACATGATTAGTGCTCTCGGGTTTGACATGGCTG gAAATCTGCTATTGGAAAAGTGGAAATCAACTGGCCTATCTATAGAGG GTATTTTGAAGGATAAAGTTATTGACACTCCAGTTGTGTGCAATATATTTGATGTTAATGGTGAGGTGGCAGCTGGTGTTGCTAGTGTGCAAGCAATT GAAAAATATCTTACACCTGACTGGATTTTACACTTCAAGAGCACTTTACTTTCTGCTCCGGTATTAATGGTTGATGCAAATCTGAGTCCTCCTTCTCTAGAAGCTTCTTGTAAAT TGGCGGCTGATGCAGAGTGTCCTGTCTGGTTTGAGCCAGTATCAGTTACTAAATCCCGAAGAATAAGTTCTGTTGCCGAGTAT GTAACATTTGCTTCTCCAAATGAAGTTGAACTTATTGCGATGGCAAATGCTTTATCTGGGAGCGAAGAGTCCCATCCGCTCAAAGAATATCATAAGGAAAATAACCAGTCACCAGCATCGTCGTTTCAAATTCTGAAACCAGCAATATGTGTTTTGTTAGAAAAGGGCATCAAAGTGGTTCTAGTGACCCTGGGTTCAAATGGGGTATTTTTATGCAGTAAGGGAGGGCCAAACTGCATTAAAATCCCTGTAGAGAAAACTCGTCAGCATGGTTTTGGTGGAGAATTGTATAGGACTGTTATGCAAAGGTTTCCACCTAGTTCTTATTCTTTTTCAGAACATGGTAGAAGTTCTCGTCTCTTTGCATTGCATTTGCCCTCAGTTCCTGCATCAGTTGTGAGGCTTACTGGAGCTGGTGATTGTTTAGTTGGCGGAACTCTCACATCAATTTCTGCAGGGTTAGATATTATACAAAGCGTGTCTGTTGGCATTGCTGTGGCTAAAGCTGCTGTTGAGGCTGAGGCCAATGTCCCTTCTGCTTTCAGCTTAGCTACCATTGCTG ATGATGCTAAATATGTATACTCTAGTGCCAAAGTGCTATTCCACCAATCAatgttgtga